In one window of Cystobacter fuscus DSM 2262 DNA:
- a CDS encoding carboxypeptidase-like regulatory domain-containing protein, producing MMRRSALLLFPVLFGLACGEDATAPSSAEEFQASSAALSAVFSGRVLDANNQPVVNARVTVNGISRFTNGTGAYSLSVTESPTGYVLDIRKDGYGPVNKLQMSGQLSQVYVLRKAYTQQISPTANTVIQDRVSGIRVDVLANTLRTATGGLPVGGVLFSIVPHGPDTMPGDFTARNALGQTVALETVGAVTLSAVDSQGTTLVLAAGATMNVRLPVPAALGGTMPACVLNGSCRTVMWRFNPSTGLWIEQSASPQFSTTATTFRLTGVRQGGIIDPLDGLGTWNTDIEKVNPSCSIIEFVNIPLSCYNPLGTTPEPGLTLHLSQTSSGNVLWTSTGTVRSSATYIAQYNLPSNAPLQLKVEFPADDCADNLTLSATPGPYTVTGNTISYNSGAPASGPGYPKDSAGNPIDFADVAVGDHTCSSHIYIEAHP from the coding sequence ATGATGAGACGCTCTGCGCTTCTGCTGTTCCCAGTCCTGTTCGGCCTCGCTTGTGGCGAGGACGCTACCGCCCCTTCTTCCGCCGAGGAGTTCCAGGCCAGCTCCGCCGCGCTGTCGGCGGTCTTCTCGGGCAGGGTCCTGGATGCCAACAACCAGCCCGTCGTCAATGCCCGCGTGACGGTGAATGGCATCAGCCGCTTCACCAACGGCACGGGGGCGTACTCCCTCTCGGTGACGGAGTCGCCAACGGGGTACGTGCTCGACATCCGCAAGGACGGCTACGGCCCGGTGAACAAGCTCCAGATGTCAGGCCAGCTCAGCCAGGTGTACGTGCTCCGCAAGGCCTACACGCAGCAGATCAGCCCCACGGCCAACACCGTCATCCAGGACCGGGTCTCCGGCATCCGCGTGGATGTGCTCGCGAACACCCTGCGCACCGCGACGGGCGGCCTGCCCGTGGGCGGCGTGCTGTTCTCCATCGTTCCGCACGGCCCGGACACCATGCCCGGTGACTTCACCGCGCGCAACGCGCTCGGCCAGACGGTGGCGCTCGAGACCGTGGGCGCGGTGACGCTGTCGGCCGTGGACAGCCAGGGCACCACGCTCGTGTTGGCCGCCGGGGCCACGATGAACGTGCGCCTGCCCGTGCCCGCCGCCCTCGGCGGCACCATGCCGGCCTGCGTGCTCAACGGGAGCTGCCGGACCGTGATGTGGCGCTTCAACCCGTCCACGGGTCTGTGGATCGAGCAGAGCGCGAGCCCCCAGTTCTCCACCACGGCCACGACGTTCCGGCTCACGGGCGTACGCCAGGGCGGCATCATCGATCCCCTGGATGGCCTGGGCACCTGGAACACCGACATCGAGAAGGTCAACCCGTCCTGCTCCATCATCGAGTTCGTCAACATCCCCCTGTCTTGCTACAACCCGCTGGGCACGACCCCCGAGCCTGGGCTCACCCTGCACCTCTCGCAGACGTCCTCGGGCAACGTGCTGTGGACGAGCACCGGGACCGTGCGCTCCAGCGCGACGTACATCGCGCAATACAACCTCCCCTCGAATGCCCCCCTTCAGTTGAAGGTGGAGTTCCCGGCGGATGATTGCGCCGACAACCTGACCCTGAGCGCGACCCCGGGGCCGTACACGGTTACGGGTAACACCATCTCGTACAACTCGGGCGCGCCCGCCTCCGGTCCGGGTTATCCGAAGGACTCGGCCGGCAACCCGATCGACTTCGCCGACGTGGCCGTCGGCGATCACACGTGCAGTTCGCACATCTACATCGAGGCGCATCCGTAA
- a CDS encoding LysR family transcriptional regulator encodes MDVEDLRTFVEVADAGGVSPAALRLGVSKSIVSRRLVRLEGELGVQLLTRSTRGAALTEAGATFRDHAARVCAEIDAARETILPAGDLRGRLRVAAPLSFGLTHFAPVLAEMARRHPQLHIQTSYSDRFVDLIAEGYDCAIRVGYIQDSNLIARRIATIHGKLVASPAYVQAHGSPETPQELLAHPCLMQGTETWQFMDGDEVITVRPQGRFKADNGVALLAAATAGVGIALLPDWLTDEHVASGALVPVMTRHPPPAAGAYVVRPPGQHPARKIRVLTELLIEHCDLSMRSAGFAP; translated from the coding sequence TTGGACGTCGAAGATCTGCGAACGTTTGTGGAGGTGGCTGATGCCGGCGGGGTCTCGCCCGCGGCACTGCGGCTCGGCGTGTCCAAGTCGATCGTCAGCCGTCGGCTCGTCCGTCTCGAAGGGGAACTCGGCGTCCAGCTGCTGACCCGATCAACCCGGGGGGCTGCGCTCACGGAGGCCGGGGCCACGTTCCGTGACCACGCCGCCAGGGTGTGCGCCGAGATCGACGCGGCAAGGGAGACGATCCTTCCCGCCGGTGACCTTCGCGGACGCCTTCGTGTGGCCGCGCCACTGTCTTTCGGCCTGACTCATTTCGCTCCCGTGCTCGCGGAAATGGCGCGACGCCACCCCCAGCTTCACATCCAGACCAGCTACAGCGATCGCTTCGTCGATCTCATCGCCGAAGGGTACGACTGCGCGATACGGGTGGGATACATCCAGGACTCCAACCTGATCGCACGACGCATCGCCACGATCCACGGGAAGCTCGTCGCGAGCCCGGCCTATGTCCAGGCGCACGGGTCGCCCGAGACCCCGCAGGAACTGCTCGCTCACCCGTGCCTGATGCAGGGCACCGAGACCTGGCAGTTCATGGACGGCGACGAGGTCATCACGGTTCGTCCGCAGGGACGCTTCAAGGCCGACAACGGCGTGGCGCTGCTCGCGGCTGCGACAGCGGGCGTCGGGATCGCGCTCCTGCCCGACTGGCTCACCGACGAACACGTGGCCTCCGGAGCCCTCGTGCCCGTCATGACGCGGCATCCACCACCCGCGGCGGGTGCGTACGTGGTTCGACCGCCGGGTCAGCATCCCGCACGGAAGATCCGGGTGCTGACCGAACTCCTGATCGAGCATTGCGACCTGTCCATGCGCTCCGCGGGATTCGCCCCTTAG
- a CDS encoding isochorismatase family protein — MTFRNGLSSLLRPEDSVLVLIDHQPFQLANVNSHDPHMVVNHATALAKAAKAYGVPTILTSVIADRGGLLFPQITDVFPGQEVIDRTFINTWEDRKVVDAVKATGRKQLIIAGLYTEICVAMPVIQALGEGWDVTVITDACGAFSVEAHQVAIQRMIAAGANMMTWLALVSEWQRDHARTAHVAEFVDLLKNHAAGLGIAFLWEQQLLNTPVPGKAR, encoded by the coding sequence ATGACTTTCCGCAACGGCCTCTCTTCGCTTCTTCGTCCCGAGGACTCGGTCCTCGTCTTGATCGACCACCAGCCGTTCCAGCTCGCGAACGTGAACAGCCACGATCCGCACATGGTGGTCAACCATGCAACGGCCTTGGCGAAGGCCGCCAAGGCCTATGGCGTCCCGACCATTCTGACGAGCGTGATCGCCGATCGAGGCGGCCTCCTCTTCCCGCAGATCACCGATGTCTTCCCGGGCCAGGAGGTGATCGACCGGACGTTCATCAACACCTGGGAGGACCGGAAGGTCGTGGACGCGGTCAAGGCCACGGGGCGCAAGCAGCTGATCATCGCGGGCCTGTATACGGAGATCTGTGTCGCCATGCCGGTGATCCAGGCCCTCGGCGAGGGCTGGGATGTGACGGTGATCACCGATGCGTGTGGCGCCTTTTCGGTGGAGGCGCATCAGGTGGCCATCCAACGCATGATCGCGGCCGGCGCCAACATGATGACGTGGCTGGCACTCGTGTCCGAATGGCAGCGCGATCACGCGCGGACGGCGCACGTGGCTGAATTCGTCGACCTGCTCAAGAACCATGCGGCTGGCCTCGGCATTGCGTTCCTGTGGGAGCAGCAGTTGCTCAACACGCCCGTGCCCGGCAAAGCACGATGA